One window of the Methanocaldococcus vulcanius M7 genome contains the following:
- the taw3 gene encoding tRNA(Phe) 7-((3-amino-3-carboxypropyl)-4-demethylwyosine(37)-N(4))-methyltransferase Taw3, with amino-acid sequence MKFLEDKKRVLTNLELAIKENLVDEEIIPILKIINDLDFCYTTSSCIGRVGVIEIPKDKNPKIYSKWVGKWHHYAKYDELFNALKNWKDKEEAKNTMAIFVMNPPIIHIACKDLYSAKKMLDLAIHSGLKASSIKSVSERRIIVEILPTHKVDAPIGEDGKLFVDEDYLKFLLDYGNLKLKKARSVLMRWVDNLTTQFNK; translated from the coding sequence GTGAAGTTTTTAGAGGACAAAAAAAGAGTGTTAACAAATTTAGAACTCGCAATAAAAGAAAATTTGGTTGATGAAGAAATTATTCCGATCTTAAAGATAATAAATGACCTTGACTTTTGCTATACTACATCAAGTTGTATCGGAAGAGTGGGAGTAATTGAAATTCCAAAAGATAAAAATCCAAAGATATATTCGAAATGGGTTGGGAAGTGGCACCATTATGCAAAATATGATGAGTTGTTCAACGCTTTAAAGAACTGGAAAGATAAGGAGGAAGCAAAAAATACTATGGCAATATTTGTAATGAATCCTCCAATAATACACATCGCTTGTAAAGATCTATACTCTGCTAAAAAAATGCTTGATTTAGCAATACATTCGGGATTAAAGGCATCATCAATAAAGTCAGTTTCAGAGAGGAGGATAATAGTTGAGATCTTACCAACTCATAAGGTTGATGCTCCGATAGGAGAGGATGGAAAACTCTTTGTTGATGAAGATTATTTAAAATTTCTGTTGGATTATGGAAATTTAAAACTTAAAAAAGCGAGATCTGTGTTGATGAGATGGGTGGATAATTTAACAACTCAATTTAATAAATAA
- a CDS encoding DUF1931 family protein, producing the protein MAEMIIPYPQLKKIMKTTCEIDLYKTEAEDIMDVVEKKLADLFEVAHRNAKEENAKIIKMRHIPLTKGFLNSMDLFKSIIEEENIVAETIKKYVMKKIPGDLPLDDIVVDNLPLITGTIFIIIGRVIKALHEDIERIRKEHIEEAKKVLDYTL; encoded by the coding sequence ATGGCAGAGATGATAATTCCATACCCACAACTTAAAAAGATAATGAAAACAACCTGTGAGATTGATCTGTATAAAACAGAAGCAGAAGATATTATGGATGTAGTTGAAAAGAAATTGGCTGATCTGTTTGAAGTTGCTCACAGAAATGCAAAAGAAGAAAACGCAAAGATCATAAAAATGAGACACATTCCATTAACAAAAGGGTTTTTAAATTCAATGGATTTATTCAAAAGCATTATTGAAGAAGAAAATATTGTAGCAGAGACAATTAAAAAGTATGTTATGAAGAAAATACCTGGAGATTTACCTCTCGATGATATAGTTGTAGATAACCTACCCTTAATAACAGGAACAATATTTATAATTATTGGAAGAGTTATAAAAGCACTTCACGAGGATATTGAGAGAATAAGAAAAGAACATATAGAAGAAGCAAAAAAAGTTCTTGATTATACATTATAA
- the truD gene encoding tRNA pseudouridine(13) synthase TruD, with amino-acid sequence MNFLIQKRKEESNKNLKEKLLKYRKKFRDSKIKEQLKDMPLNMNKYLANLYTGGVIKKYPEDFVVEEIMLDGTILEVGKSIEFKDEEDWKGTFIHFTLEKKNWTTLDAIREIANRVGKQRKHFGFAGNKDKYAITTQRVGCFNVKLEDLKKIKIKGIILRDFQKTNRKIRLGDLWGNRFTVRVGDPILKGEDLKKVVNDLCRLKYFINYYGIQRFGTTRPITHIVGKFIVERDWESAFHLYCGTPLPYDDERSKLARSLVDEENFKEAYKRFPKVFFYERRMIKRYLETGNYQKAFMILPPHLRCMFVNAYQSYLFNEIVNMRSDYGFLPLEGDVLIDGLPSGALFGYKTNFASGIQGEIEREVYEREYLSPEKFKIGEFGSFVGGRRTMIERIYNLSYCIEDNSYVLKFCLKKGNYATSVLREFLDRKD; translated from the coding sequence ATGAATTTTTTAATACAAAAAAGAAAAGAAGAAAGTAATAAGAATTTAAAGGAAAAATTACTAAAATATAGAAAAAAATTTAGGGACTCTAAAATTAAAGAACAATTAAAAGATATGCCTCTAAATATGAATAAATATTTGGCTAACTTGTATACTGGAGGAGTGATAAAAAAGTATCCTGAAGATTTTGTCGTAGAAGAGATAATGTTGGATGGAACGATATTAGAAGTTGGAAAGAGTATAGAATTTAAAGATGAAGAAGATTGGAAAGGAACCTTCATACATTTTACCTTGGAAAAGAAAAACTGGACAACGTTAGATGCAATTAGGGAGATAGCTAACAGGGTGGGAAAGCAAAGAAAACATTTTGGATTTGCAGGAAATAAGGATAAATATGCAATAACTACTCAAAGGGTTGGATGTTTTAATGTGAAGTTGGAAGATTTAAAAAAAATAAAAATTAAAGGAATAATATTGAGAGATTTTCAAAAAACAAATAGAAAAATAAGATTAGGGGATCTTTGGGGAAATAGATTTACAGTTAGAGTTGGAGATCCGATACTTAAAGGAGAAGATTTAAAAAAAGTAGTAAATGATCTCTGTCGTTTAAAATACTTTATAAATTACTATGGAATTCAAAGATTTGGAACTACGAGGCCTATAACTCATATTGTAGGAAAGTTTATTGTAGAAAGGGATTGGGAATCGGCATTTCACCTCTACTGTGGAACTCCTCTGCCATATGATGACGAGCGATCAAAATTAGCGAGATCGTTAGTTGATGAAGAAAATTTCAAAGAGGCGTATAAACGCTTTCCAAAGGTATTTTTTTATGAAAGAAGGATGATAAAACGATATTTAGAGACAGGAAATTATCAAAAAGCGTTTATGATACTTCCCCCTCATTTGAGATGTATGTTTGTAAATGCATATCAATCATATCTATTTAATGAGATAGTTAATATGAGATCTGATTATGGATTTTTACCGTTGGAAGGGGATGTTTTGATAGATGGGCTTCCAAGTGGGGCGTTATTTGGATACAAAACAAACTTTGCATCAGGAATACAGGGAGAAATTGAGCGAGAAGTTTACGAAAGAGAATATCTTTCTCCTGAGAAATTTAAAATTGGAGAATTTGGATCGTTTGTAGGTGGTAGGAGAACTATGATCGAGAGGATATATAATCTCTCATATTGTATTGAAGATAACTCATATGTTCTTAAATTTTGTTTAAAGAAAGGAAATTATGCCACTTCTGTTTTGAGAGAGTTTTTAGATAGGAAGGATTAA
- a CDS encoding C2H2-type zinc finger protein, which translates to MRLKAEKIVGRDGEVFFRCPRCGKLFRYSKDYTKHVNKAHRHLLSQ; encoded by the coding sequence TTGAGGTTGAAAGCTGAGAAAATCGTTGGAAGAGATGGAGAAGTATTTTTTAGATGTCCAAGATGTGGAAAATTATTTAGATACTCAAAGGATTATACTAAACACGTTAACAAAGCACATAGACATCTTTTATCTCAATAA